One region of Armigeres subalbatus isolate Guangzhou_Male chromosome 3, GZ_Asu_2, whole genome shotgun sequence genomic DNA includes:
- the LOC134227747 gene encoding U3 small nucleolar RNA-associated protein 14 homolog A has product MSDDEVDQVDPVAHRNLLAGINSLVRTQDVQKVTRTEPTIKKSEFSLVKGTFSSEDGRKKFKPSIKVDELLGILKKSDKNTALEKQLSHIKTKRQTLRKPLEKPVADRIQRDTLYGKAQTSLDLWEPVITASDVAPQTVFPLQYGSVGMANEAPQKLSQYRIKSDLMKAMEELDREYQKEEAEEEPEDKYTLTLKELKQKRKEAARQKMREAYKIAKGRRMNKIKSKKFHKLMKRERIRDQIKQFEELQKTDPEAALKQLELIEKQRYQERATLRHKNTGSWAKNMQIRAKYDMNVRKEIAEQLSIGKELMAKKLAENESEESGEEEVIEEDEGDDNPWVRKKGKHEEEANKEFTSGYRKYWDQRNKVEQAIKQNVGDSKGYGNDEEENDQCSDDIKEDEEDSEEDRQLEVFKTKVQKSNAVATTAWNEEDLSEADELPTKQKKKNGKAREFNLEEMFDDAQEALQKKVQEKLANVQKLTQAQKQTEHNEKSNNKRKSNGTSELAFKKKASLADADLELDETVGKDKDDGILPKNIATFFSEDKLHQPTESRLEVTINPKQFVQMKPKHLLNAIPDFTTVGELSGEDEDEHGDPERNQKLTIAEAFEDDDIVVDFEKEKQDERERNKPKEVDLSLPGWGAWGGAGIKKRMPKKTRRKMFKAAPVLPRRDDNKERVIINEDAANQKMSAHLVNELPFPFVTVKDYEASLRAPVGRTFIPETAHSTLVEPRVVTKMGAIIEPMKKDILLQDVKKSFRVGGKQYNKAIKKYEEFLEEA; this is encoded by the exons ATGTCCGACGACGAAGTTGACCAGGTCGATCCCGTCGCCCATCGAAACCTGCTAGCTGGTATCAACAGTCTCGTTCGGACACAAGATGTCCAGAAGGTAACTCGCACCGAGCCGACGATCAAAAAGTCCGAATTCAGTCTGGTCAAAGGAACGTTCAGCTCAGAGGATGGAAGGAAAAAGTTCAAACCATCGATAAAGGTGGACGAGTTGTTGGGTATTCTGAAGAAAAGTGATAAAAATACGGCATTAGAAAAGCAACTGAGTCACATCAAGACCAAAAGGCAAACATTGCGGAAGCCCTTGGAGAAACCTGTGGCAGATCGCATACAGCGGGACACGTTGTATGGCAAGGCGCAGACTAGTTTGGATTTATGGGAACCGGTGATTACGGCAAGCGATGTGGCGCCACAAACCGTGTTTCCGCTGCAGTACGGGAGCGTTGGAATGGCGAATGAAGCTCCTCAGAAATTGTCCCAGTACCGCATCAAGTCCGATTTAATGAAAGCAATGGAAGAGTTGGATCGGGAATATCAAAAGGAGGAGGCCGAGGAAGAACCGGAAGATAAATACACGTTGACGCTAAAAGAGTTGAAGCAAAAAAGAAAGGAGGCTGCGCGACAAAAGATGCGAGAGGCCTATAAAATTGCCAAAGGCCGGCGGATGAACAAGATTAAGAGCAAAAAGTTTCATAAGCTGATGAAGCGAGAGAGAATCCGAGATCAAATCAAACAGTTTGAAGAATTGCAGAAAACGGATCCGGAAGCAGCTTTGAAGCAATTGGAGTTGATAGAGAAACAGAGATACCAAGAAAGAGCCACCCTGCGACACAAGAACACCGGATCTTGGGCGAAGAATATGCAAATCAGAGCTAAGTATGATATGAATGTACGGAAAGAAATTGCGGAGCAATTGTCCATCGGAAAGGAACTGATGGCGAAGAAGCTGGCGGAGAATGAGTCGGAAGAATCGGGCGAAGAAGAGGTTATTGAAGAAGATGAAGGTGATGATAACCCTTGGGTACGCAAAAAGGGAAAGCATGAGGAGGAAGCCAATAAGGAGTTCACCAGTGGCTATCGAAAATACTGGGACCAGAGAAACAAGGTGGAACAAGCGATTAAGCAAAATGTTGGCGACAGTAAAGGCTACGGTAACGATGAAGaagaaaatgatcaatgttCCGATGACATCAAAGAGGATGAGGAAGACTCTGAAGAGGACCGTCAACTAGAAGTCTTCAAAACAAAG GTTCAAAAATCGAATGCCGTTGCTACTACCGCTTGGAATGAAGAAGATTTGAGTGAAGCTGATGAACTGCCGACAAAACAGAAGAAAAAGAATGGCAAAGCCAGAGAGTTTAATTTAGAAGAAATGTTCGATGATGCCCAGGAAGCTCTCCAGAAAAAGGTGCAGGAAAAATTGGCGAATGTCCAAAAATTGACACAAGCTCAGAAACAGACAGAACATAATgaaaaatcaaacaataaaCGAAAATCCAACGGGACATCCGAGCTAGCCTTCAAAAAGAAAGCTTCGCTGGCTGATGCTGATCTTGAACTAGATGAAACTGTTGGAAAAGACAAAGATGATGGAATACTCCCTAAAAATATCGCAACATTCTTCTCTGAGGACAAACTGCATCAACCAACGGAATCGCGTTTGGAAGTGACTATCAATCCAAAGCAATTTGTTCAGATGAAACCAAAGCATCTCCTGAATGCCATCCCAGACTTTACCACGGTCGGTGAGCTCTCCGGCGAAGACGAAGACGAACATGGCGACCCGGAGCGCAACCAGAAGCTCACCATAGCAGAAGCTTTCGAGGACGACGACATTGTGGTCGACTTCGAGAAGGAAAAGCAAGACGAGCGGGAGCGAAACAAACCGAAAGAAGTTGATCTGTCCCTTCCGGGCTGGGGTGCATGGGGTGGTGCTGGAATCAAAAAGCGTATGCCCAAGAAAACCCGTCGAAAAATGTTCAAGGCGGCACCGGTGCTGCCTCGCAGAGATGACAACAAGGAACGCGTCATCATCAACGAGGACGCAGCGAATCAAAAAATGTCCGCTCATCTGGTGAATGAGCTTCCGTTCCCCTTCGTTACTGTGAAGGACTACGAAGCGTCCTTGAGGGCCCCGGTGGGTCGGACGTTTATCCCGGAGACAGCGCATTCAACGCTGGTGGAACCACGGGTGGTGACTAAGATGGGTGCAATCATTGAACCCATGAAAAAGGACATTTTGCTGCAGGACGTGAAGAAGAGCTTCCGTGTCGGTGGAAAACAGTACAACAAGGCGATCAAGAAGTacgaggaatttttggaagaggcCTAA